From Domibacillus sp. DTU_2020_1001157_1_SI_ALB_TIR_016, a single genomic window includes:
- a CDS encoding GGDEF domain-containing protein, with protein sequence MFNTNENESKKTAERIQHTIEQAGWNSYGVTISIGVTLFMHNDTDMSVIDRAARALYLSKNQGRNRVTLL encoded by the coding sequence GTGTTCAATACGAACGAAAATGAGTCAAAGAAAACAGCTGAGAGAATACAGCATACTATTGAACAGGCAGGCTGGAACAGCTATGGTGTGACGATTAGCATTGGTGTTACGCTCTTTATGCATAATGACACAGACATGTCCGTCATAGACAGGGCTGCCCGTGCGCTGTACCTCTCTAAAAACCAAGGAAGAAACCGTGTGACACTTTTGTGA
- the sdaAA gene encoding L-serine ammonia-lyase, iron-sulfur-dependent, subunit alpha — MSFTSLKELIEQAEQEKTTISELMIKTEMEQKGYSRETIIAKMSEQFTVMEEAVRRGTMSAVMSRTGLTGGDGNRLYQYAKNGNSFVNPTTLNAAANALAVSEVNAAMGRIVATPTAGSAGILPAVLVHALDSGNFTREQIVQSIFTASALGLVIANKASISGAAGGCQAEVGSATGMAAGTLVELAGGTPAQVGNAVGIALKNSLGLVCDPVAGLVEIPCIIRNGLHAITAQAAADMALAGVTSIILPDEVIHVMHEVGQQMPESLRETGIGGLAGTPTGQKLKEQILGEKTSSGGPAKYESAYEIIGPVMVGPSSSHTAGAVRIGNIARQLLNENPLYVNFSLMGSFAKTYQGHGTDLALLAGVLGLTTMDEGIPNAKELANEKGLQYEFTKRVLGSYHPNTVLVELTGPSRTVKVLASSLGGGKVEVQEFNDYPLKFSGERPTLVIRHTDKKGVIADLSGILYQNGYNIARMANERSKINGEAITICEIDNKIEETFLSLLKKEIPIINEIGLVQTK; from the coding sequence ATGTCTTTTACAAGCCTAAAAGAATTAATTGAACAAGCAGAGCAGGAAAAAACAACAATTTCGGAATTGATGATCAAAACTGAGATGGAACAGAAAGGTTATTCTAGAGAAACGATCATCGCAAAAATGTCGGAACAATTTACGGTAATGGAAGAGGCTGTCCGGAGAGGGACAATGAGTGCTGTTATGTCTCGAACTGGTTTGACGGGTGGAGATGGAAACCGTCTTTATCAGTATGCAAAAAACGGGAACTCATTTGTCAATCCTACAACATTAAATGCTGCCGCAAATGCGCTGGCGGTATCAGAAGTAAATGCGGCAATGGGGAGGATTGTAGCGACACCAACAGCCGGTTCAGCGGGAATCTTGCCAGCCGTACTTGTTCACGCCCTTGACAGCGGAAACTTCACCCGTGAGCAGATTGTACAATCGATATTTACTGCTTCTGCTCTCGGTTTAGTCATTGCCAATAAAGCTTCGATATCAGGGGCTGCCGGCGGCTGCCAGGCTGAAGTCGGATCAGCAACCGGAATGGCAGCTGGGACATTAGTTGAGCTTGCTGGCGGAACACCGGCACAGGTAGGAAATGCCGTCGGAATTGCTTTGAAAAATTCACTCGGATTGGTTTGTGATCCAGTTGCTGGTCTTGTGGAAATACCTTGCATCATTCGCAACGGTTTACATGCTATTACCGCGCAAGCTGCAGCAGATATGGCTCTAGCTGGGGTAACAAGCATCATTCTTCCAGATGAAGTGATCCATGTTATGCATGAAGTTGGGCAGCAAATGCCTGAATCATTGAGAGAAACTGGGATAGGGGGTCTGGCTGGAACTCCGACAGGGCAAAAATTAAAAGAACAGATTCTCGGTGAAAAAACGAGTAGTGGCGGGCCAGCGAAATACGAAAGTGCATATGAAATCATCGGTCCTGTAATGGTTGGCCCTTCAAGTTCGCATACAGCCGGAGCTGTCCGAATCGGGAACATTGCCCGCCAGCTATTAAATGAGAATCCTTTATATGTGAATTTCTCGCTAATGGGCTCCTTTGCCAAAACCTATCAGGGCCATGGGACAGATCTAGCTCTATTAGCAGGTGTTCTTGGGTTAACGACAATGGATGAGGGCATTCCAAACGCCAAAGAACTCGCTAATGAAAAAGGATTACAATACGAATTCACAAAACGGGTGCTTGGAAGTTATCATCCAAATACCGTTCTCGTTGAACTGACAGGCCCTTCTCGTACTGTAAAGGTATTGGCCAGTTCTTTAGGTGGTGGTAAAGTGGAGGTTCAGGAATTCAATGATTATCCATTAAAGTTTTCAGGAGAACGGCCAACACTTGTCATCCGCCATACCGATAAAAAAGGAGTCATTGCCGATTTATCCGGAATTCTTTATCAAAATGGATATAACATCGCCCGTATGGCTAATGAACGTTCGAAAATTAATGGTGAGGCCATAACGATTTGTGAAATCGACAACAAAATCGAAGAAACTTTTCTATCTTTACTAAAAAAAGAAATTCCGATAATTAACGAAATTGGCTTGGTTCAAACTAAGTAG
- a CDS encoding DUF1801 domain-containing protein — MTKKNKRMNSKVDEYLSKAKDWKEEYEKLRNIVLDCELTEEFKWMHPCYTFENKNIVLIHGFKEYCALLFHKGALLQDAQGILVQQTENVQSGRQIRFTNVREIVEMEPILKTYIYEAVEIEKAGLEVNLKKTSEFIIPEELQNKFDEIPALKTAFEALTPGRQRAYILYFSKAKQSKTRESRVEKYTPQILNGKGLNDCTCGLSQKQPNCDGSHKYI, encoded by the coding sequence ATGACAAAGAAGAATAAGAGAATGAATTCTAAGGTTGATGAATATTTAAGTAAAGCTAAAGATTGGAAGGAAGAATATGAGAAGTTGAGAAATATCGTTCTTGACTGTGAGTTGACTGAAGAATTTAAGTGGATGCATCCTTGCTACACGTTTGAGAATAAAAACATAGTTTTAATACATGGATTTAAAGAATATTGTGCGCTTCTGTTTCACAAAGGTGCCTTGTTACAGGATGCCCAGGGGATTTTAGTTCAACAAACGGAGAATGTACAGTCGGGGCGCCAGATTCGGTTCACCAATGTTCGAGAAATAGTTGAGATGGAACCCATTTTGAAAACCTATATCTATGAAGCCGTTGAAATTGAAAAAGCCGGTTTGGAAGTGAATTTAAAAAAGACTTCAGAATTTATAATTCCTGAAGAATTACAAAATAAATTCGATGAAATCCCTGCCTTGAAAACTGCTTTTGAAGCATTGACGCCGGGACGGCAAAGAGCATACATTCTTTATTTTTCTAAAGCCAAACAATCCAAAACTCGAGAGTCAAGGGTTGAAAAGTATACGCCGCAAATTCTCAATGGAAAGGGACTAAATGATTGCACTTGTGGATTATCTCAAAAGCAGCCCAACTGTGACGGCTCGCACAAGTACATTTGA
- a CDS encoding VOC family protein, giving the protein MKIIVTSIFVQDQDKALEFYTETLGFVKKHDVPTGEFRWITLVSPGDQDSTELLLEPNVHPAAQEYQKKIFAEGIPATMFGVADIRKEYERLLENGVKFTIEPTKIGEVTIAVFDDTCGNLIQIVQN; this is encoded by the coding sequence ATGAAAATCATTGTTACCAGTATATTCGTACAAGATCAAGACAAGGCGCTTGAGTTTTATACAGAAACACTGGGCTTTGTAAAAAAGCACGACGTTCCCACCGGCGAATTTAGGTGGATAACGCTTGTTTCTCCCGGTGATCAAGACAGTACCGAGCTTTTACTTGAACCGAATGTCCATCCAGCTGCGCAGGAGTATCAAAAGAAGATATTTGCCGAAGGTATCCCAGCAACAATGTTTGGCGTTGCAGATATTCGTAAAGAGTACGAACGATTATTGGAAAACGGCGTGAAGTTTACTATAGAGCCAACAAAAATAGGCGAAGTCACAATAGCTGTCTTCGACGATACATGCGGCAACCTTATTCAGATAGTGCAGAATTAA
- a CDS encoding four-helix bundle copper-binding protein — protein MARSSTFAQQYCELCAAICEACAEHCEAFNDTYCQECAQICRECARACRNAAS, from the coding sequence ATGGCTCGCAGCAGTACATTCGCTCAACAATACTGTGAGCTTTGTGCAGCTATTTGTGAAGCATGTGCGGAACATTGCGAAGCATTCAATGACACTTATTGCCAGGAATGTGCTCAAATCTGCCGTGAATGCGCACGAGCTTGTAGAAATGCAGCTTCCTAA